The following coding sequences lie in one bacterium genomic window:
- a CDS encoding glycosyltransferase family 2 protein, whose amino-acid sequence MDARPCVSVVIVSYNSSETIGYCLAALNETSARWIENVVVVDNLSSDGSIRLLEEHHPDVCLVQNPANLGFGKACNIGASLARGSYLLFLNPDAFVDCGTIPELISILDARSSAGCCGPVIYNKSDTPDPACRRGFPTPWNALGRLFYLDRLFPASRTFSSYSLHWLGFDREAIVDCVSGACLCIRKDDFEALRGFDEDFFLFGEDIDLCKRLANLGRETWFVPSSRVRHIGGHSMKQDTSRANREFYHAMHLYMNKHLTTLPRWMFGVVHMGIRFREWLEKFVGH is encoded by the coding sequence ATGGATGCGCGACCGTGCGTATCTGTTGTTATTGTCAGCTACAATTCCTCAGAGACGATAGGATATTGCCTTGCTGCACTTAACGAGACTTCAGCTCGATGGATTGAAAACGTTGTCGTAGTCGACAACCTCTCATCAGACGGCTCAATTAGGCTGCTTGAAGAACACCATCCGGATGTATGCCTTGTTCAGAATCCAGCAAACCTTGGATTTGGCAAAGCCTGCAACATCGGGGCATCACTTGCGCGTGGATCGTACCTTCTTTTTTTGAATCCCGACGCTTTTGTCGACTGTGGAACCATTCCCGAACTCATCAGTATTCTTGATGCGCGCTCCAGTGCCGGTTGTTGTGGGCCGGTAATCTACAATAAGAGTGACACTCCAGACCCTGCGTGCAGAAGGGGTTTTCCTACGCCATGGAATGCACTTGGTCGGCTGTTCTATCTCGATCGCCTGTTTCCAGCAAGCCGCACTTTCTCGAGTTACTCATTGCATTGGCTGGGATTTGACCGGGAAGCGATAGTGGATTGTGTCTCAGGCGCTTGCCTTTGTATTCGAAAAGATGACTTTGAGGCACTTCGAGGTTTCGACGAAGACTTCTTTCTCTTTGGTGAAGATATCGACCTCTGCAAAAGGCTGGCCAATCTTGGACGCGAAACTTGGTTTGTGCCCTCCTCGCGAGTGCGCCACATCGGTGGCCACAGCATGAAGCAAGACACGTCGCGTGCGAATCGAGAATTTTATCACGCGATGCATCTTTACATGAATAAGCATTTGACGACGCTACCGCGATGGATGTTCGGAGTAGTTCACATGGGGATTCGCTTTCGCGAGTGGCTGGAGAAATTTGTTGGACATTAA
- a CDS encoding NAD-dependent epimerase/dehydratase family protein produces the protein MKPRALITGATGFVGSHVAEQMLQADFQVRLLVRDPSRIRWLKSAQFEICVGDITDSDSVRSAVHSVDCVIHCAGLTKAVRESDYHAANGEATATIARASESAGVRRFVYCSSLAACGPSKEGRALTELDPPQPITAYGRSKLAGEIAVREELSAAEWIIIRPPAVMGPRDEQFVPLFKMMHSWHLYTQAGFRSRQYSLIGVEDLAQFIVTASTTMVGVRETYFATMPEPVAWCEVARAFHANTGRKCTRVIVPEMIARAIGCLGEIQMKVSGKPVLLGADKVREIVADGWTCSDEKMFRTWGMRCRDDIETVVDKTYRFYIDNKWI, from the coding sequence TTGAAGCCAAGAGCATTAATCACGGGAGCAACAGGTTTCGTAGGCAGCCATGTTGCAGAGCAAATGCTTCAGGCGGACTTCCAAGTCCGCTTACTTGTTAGAGACCCGAGTCGAATTCGCTGGCTGAAGTCGGCGCAATTCGAGATTTGCGTTGGGGACATCACGGATAGTGACTCAGTACGCAGTGCCGTTCACTCGGTCGACTGTGTAATTCACTGTGCGGGACTGACGAAAGCTGTAAGAGAGAGCGATTACCATGCCGCGAATGGCGAGGCAACAGCAACAATTGCCCGCGCCAGCGAAAGTGCAGGTGTACGTCGCTTCGTCTATTGCTCTTCGCTTGCCGCGTGTGGACCGTCAAAAGAGGGCCGTGCACTAACAGAACTTGATCCGCCGCAGCCGATTACTGCGTACGGGCGGAGCAAACTTGCTGGTGAAATAGCAGTTCGCGAGGAATTGTCGGCAGCAGAGTGGATCATTATTAGACCCCCGGCTGTCATGGGACCTCGCGATGAACAATTTGTTCCGCTATTCAAGATGATGCATTCGTGGCACCTATATACACAAGCTGGTTTTCGTTCAAGACAGTATAGCCTTATAGGTGTTGAGGACCTCGCGCAGTTCATCGTCACAGCGTCCACAACAATGGTAGGCGTTCGCGAAACCTATTTCGCAACGATGCCTGAACCCGTTGCGTGGTGTGAAGTGGCTCGCGCTTTTCATGCTAATACGGGCAGGAAGTGCACTCGTGTGATCGTGCCTGAAATGATAGCAAGAGCGATTGGATGCTTGGGTGAAATTCAAATGAAAGTGAGCGGCAAACCCGTTCTCTTGGGTGCGGACAAAGTACGTGAGATAGTCGCCGACGGCTGGACATGCAGTGACGAGAAGATGTTTCGCACGTGGGGTATGCGTTGCAGGGATGACATTGAGACTGTCGTGGACAAGACATACAGGTTTTATATTGACAATAAGTGGATTTAA
- a CDS encoding biotin--[acetyl-CoA-carboxylase] ligase yields the protein MEWDNRVFCWNLVTRRFGREVYYVEVTDSTNRWMRGKLESIRLSGAVVVAGHQTMGRGRHDRKWYDSPGSSLLCSVFLRLADSAIRTGYLTLLPAIALARVLRKHDQLAEVSLKWPNDVLIGGRKVAGVLAEMVERDRQLAAIVGLGVNVQLVPRMSVDGSTAPTCIFDSTMWRPQRELLLASILSEWELLFDMLLGKEYELIQAAWGEFGPIQGTRMKRIESNSIIEGTFAGLGECGQLLLRDGNGVLREIHSGDVSYA from the coding sequence ATGGAATGGGACAACAGAGTTTTTTGTTGGAACTTAGTTACTCGTCGCTTTGGCAGGGAAGTTTACTATGTTGAGGTAACTGACTCGACGAATCGTTGGATGCGCGGAAAGTTGGAATCCATAAGGCTAAGCGGGGCTGTCGTGGTAGCCGGCCATCAGACGATGGGGAGAGGTAGACACGATCGGAAATGGTACGACAGCCCGGGATCTTCTCTGCTTTGCTCAGTGTTTTTGAGGCTTGCGGATAGTGCAATACGTACTGGATACTTAACATTGCTTCCAGCAATTGCACTGGCAAGAGTCCTTAGAAAGCATGATCAGCTTGCAGAAGTCTCTCTCAAGTGGCCCAATGACGTCTTAATCGGTGGCCGCAAAGTTGCAGGCGTTCTCGCGGAAATGGTGGAACGTGACAGGCAATTGGCGGCGATCGTGGGTTTGGGTGTCAATGTCCAGCTTGTGCCTCGCATGAGTGTTGATGGGTCAACCGCACCAACATGCATCTTCGATTCTACTATGTGGCGCCCGCAACGAGAACTCCTACTGGCCAGCATTCTGTCGGAGTGGGAGCTGCTTTTCGATATGCTGCTCGGCAAGGAGTATGAGTTGATTCAAGCCGCTTGGGGCGAATTCGGTCCAATCCAAGGCACTCGGATGAAAAGAATCGAGTCCAATTCAATTATTGAGGGTACATTTGCTGGACTTGGGGAGTGCGGACAGCTGTTGCTTCGCGATGGGAATGGGGTACTACGTGAGATTCATAGCGGAGACGTTTCGTACGCATGA
- a CDS encoding acyl-CoA thioesterase, protein MRYAETDAMGWVYYACYFHYFEVARSELIREVWKSYRRIEDEEGMRLPVIETGCSYVSGAKYEDELEIDTELRTYGARVRFDYLVRQSSNNALVARGYTEHCFADHNGRPKRMPPAFLRLFLT, encoded by the coding sequence GTGCGATACGCGGAAACCGACGCGATGGGATGGGTTTACTATGCGTGCTATTTCCATTACTTTGAGGTGGCAAGATCAGAACTGATCCGTGAAGTCTGGAAATCTTACAGGCGGATCGAGGACGAAGAGGGCATGAGGCTACCTGTAATAGAGACGGGTTGTTCCTATGTAAGTGGCGCGAAGTATGAAGATGAACTGGAAATTGACACGGAGTTACGAACCTACGGTGCAAGGGTTCGCTTTGACTATCTTGTCCGACAGTCCTCGAACAATGCGCTTGTTGCACGAGGATATACCGAACATTGCTTTGCCGATCATAACGGAAGACCCAAACGCATGCCACCGGCATTTCTGAGACTCTTTCTCACTTGA
- a CDS encoding DEAD/DEAH box helicase, translating into MQLERLTTRLEHDSLLRTAIVHTQVLPGRAAVYQKPKERLAEPIEKALKAFDVSQLYAHQAVAIDIARHGKDFVVVTPTASGKSLTYILPILDHLTADPHATTLLLFPLKALEQDQAAKLRKWQEELRGKIDFSLGVFDGDTSPVERQRIKKHPPNILITNPDMLHQGILAYHHSWEKYLRQLKYIVIDELHAYRGVFGSHILQVLRRLRRLLHYYGAKPQFICLSATIANPLEFASILTGKQMDIIEDSGAPSPPREFWLVNATDTSLTNAVTKLLTHSLDAGLKTIAFTKSRVATEIIYRSLKESRPELAKRVSSYRAGFLPEERRRIEKGLASGDLDGVVSTSALELGIDIGGLDVCILAGFPGSMMSLWQRAGRVGRRENRAAVILVAGSDQLDQYFARKAESLLTRPLERALINRDNEHILRQHLPAAAAEIPLMADDPYIEVAEYSTILAELEHERALLKSASGKQWFPGRPRPHAAVDLRNVGGVFGIIDTSILKHAQIGTISGNSVFRECHDGAVYLHRGEPYCVTSLDIVRREVHVTPHQSPTYTMVRTQKETEILDVRETRTLGSFVARLGVLKVTEHYVAYERRRLYSQELLSVEPLTLPPQSFTTIGCWIELPASMQEVLAETENHFMGSIHAIEHAAISLTPLLALCDRNDLGGISFTKHPQLPNGAVFFYDGYPGGVGISECMYDALEDLLAKTGDLISRCTCLEGCPSCVQSPKCGSGNRPLDKVGATRAIQMLLCETQNAAEPVQLDLNHTRDRVTDSPVWAPQDIPADKRVLVFDLETQLSADDVGGWKQARQMRLAVAAVWDSVTGETTAYLEHEVEELLAHLKRADLVCGYNVKKFDYEVLRGYTFESLHLLPTLDLLEVIVMHRGGRLKLDSIANATLGVRKSADGLQSLTWFKSGEIERVSDYCKKDVELTRDILRYILAHGCVFFHDKSGESIRLPINISIERYLGQNSSAVS; encoded by the coding sequence ATGCAACTAGAGCGGTTGACGACAAGACTTGAGCACGACTCACTGCTAAGGACAGCAATCGTTCACACTCAGGTGCTGCCCGGACGTGCTGCTGTCTATCAGAAACCAAAAGAGCGTTTAGCAGAACCAATAGAAAAGGCACTCAAAGCGTTCGACGTTTCGCAGTTGTATGCTCACCAGGCGGTCGCTATCGACATTGCGCGCCACGGCAAAGACTTTGTGGTGGTAACACCAACCGCAAGTGGCAAGTCGCTGACATACATTCTGCCGATCCTTGACCACTTGACAGCCGACCCCCATGCAACTACGTTGCTTTTGTTTCCATTAAAAGCGCTTGAACAGGATCAAGCAGCAAAGCTCCGTAAGTGGCAGGAAGAGCTTCGGGGCAAGATAGACTTTTCCCTCGGAGTCTTCGACGGGGACACTTCGCCCGTTGAACGGCAACGAATCAAGAAGCATCCGCCGAACATCTTGATCACGAATCCAGACATGCTGCATCAGGGCATTCTGGCTTACCATCATAGTTGGGAGAAGTATCTTCGACAACTGAAGTATATTGTGATCGACGAACTGCATGCCTATCGAGGCGTCTTCGGATCACACATTCTTCAAGTGCTAAGAAGACTTCGACGTCTTTTGCACTATTATGGTGCAAAGCCTCAGTTCATTTGCCTTTCGGCAACCATCGCGAATCCTTTGGAGTTTGCAAGTATTCTGACTGGAAAGCAGATGGACATCATTGAGGATTCAGGTGCCCCAAGCCCTCCCCGTGAGTTCTGGTTGGTGAATGCTACGGATACCTCGCTCACAAATGCAGTTACAAAGTTGCTGACACACTCGTTAGACGCGGGATTGAAGACTATTGCATTCACGAAATCGAGAGTGGCAACAGAGATCATATATAGATCACTAAAAGAGTCAAGACCTGAGCTCGCCAAGCGTGTGAGTTCCTACAGAGCTGGATTTCTTCCGGAGGAGCGTAGAAGGATTGAAAAAGGTCTCGCGTCAGGCGACCTTGATGGTGTTGTCTCGACAAGTGCATTGGAGTTAGGGATCGATATCGGCGGCCTGGATGTGTGTATTCTCGCGGGATTTCCCGGCAGCATGATGTCATTATGGCAGCGTGCTGGTCGAGTTGGGAGGAGAGAAAATCGAGCAGCAGTTATTCTTGTCGCGGGAAGCGACCAACTCGACCAGTACTTCGCCCGTAAAGCTGAAAGCCTTCTCACTCGTCCGTTGGAGCGGGCTCTTATCAATCGCGACAATGAGCACATTTTACGTCAGCATTTGCCTGCGGCTGCTGCTGAGATCCCTTTAATGGCTGATGATCCTTACATCGAAGTCGCTGAGTATTCAACAATTCTTGCTGAGCTTGAGCATGAACGAGCGTTACTCAAGAGCGCTTCCGGAAAGCAATGGTTCCCTGGGCGGCCGAGACCGCACGCAGCTGTGGACTTGCGAAATGTTGGTGGGGTTTTCGGAATTATTGACACGAGTATTTTAAAGCATGCTCAGATCGGCACCATTTCCGGTAATTCCGTATTCAGGGAGTGTCATGACGGCGCGGTATATCTGCATCGAGGTGAACCCTATTGCGTTACATCTTTGGACATTGTCAGGAGAGAGGTGCATGTAACGCCTCACCAAAGTCCAACGTACACAATGGTCAGGACTCAAAAGGAAACTGAAATTCTTGATGTGCGTGAAACGCGGACACTTGGCTCTTTTGTCGCTCGTCTTGGTGTGCTTAAGGTAACTGAGCACTATGTTGCATACGAGCGTCGAAGACTCTATTCCCAGGAACTGTTATCCGTCGAACCGCTGACTTTGCCGCCACAGAGCTTTACGACTATTGGCTGTTGGATAGAGCTGCCTGCTTCCATGCAGGAAGTGCTTGCAGAAACTGAAAATCACTTCATGGGTTCCATCCATGCTATTGAGCATGCCGCAATTTCCTTGACGCCCCTTCTTGCGTTGTGCGATCGAAACGACCTTGGCGGAATTAGCTTCACGAAGCATCCTCAGCTTCCAAACGGTGCAGTGTTCTTTTACGATGGTTATCCGGGCGGCGTCGGTATATCGGAATGCATGTATGATGCGCTTGAAGATCTTCTTGCAAAGACAGGTGATCTAATTTCCCGTTGCACATGTTTGGAGGGCTGTCCGTCATGCGTGCAGTCGCCGAAGTGCGGTTCGGGAAATCGTCCGCTTGACAAGGTAGGTGCAACACGAGCAATCCAAATGCTGTTGTGTGAAACGCAGAATGCCGCAGAGCCTGTTCAGCTCGACCTGAATCACACGAGAGACAGAGTCACAGATTCTCCTGTCTGGGCACCTCAAGACATTCCTGCAGACAAACGCGTTCTAGTGTTTGACCTTGAAACACAACTTTCTGCAGACGATGTCGGGGGATGGAAGCAGGCCAGGCAGATGCGTCTTGCCGTTGCTGCAGTGTGGGACAGCGTGACTGGCGAAACGACGGCTTATCTGGAGCACGAAGTGGAGGAACTGCTGGCACACTTGAAACGAGCTGACCTTGTCTGTGGTTACAATGTCAAGAAGTTTGACTATGAGGTTTTGCGAGGGTACACTTTTGAATCTCTCCACCTGTTGCCAACACTGGATTTGCTTGAGGTGATTGTTATGCATCGTGGTGGCCGTCTGAAGCTGGATTCCATCGCAAACGCGACGCTTGGTGTCAGAAAGAGCGCGGATGGTCTACAGTCCTTGACGTGGTTTAAGAGTGGCGAGATTGAGCGCGTATCCGATTATTGTAAAAAGGATGTGGAGCTGACGCGTGACATTCTCCGCTACATTCTTGCGCATGGATGCGTCTTTTTTCATGATAAGTCGGGAGAATCAATTAGACTTCCGATAAACATAAGTATCGAAAGATACTTGGGACAAAATAGTTCAGCAGTTTCATGA
- a CDS encoding acetyl-CoA carboxylase biotin carboxylase subunit, with translation MKSVLIANRGEIAVRIARTCREMGLNTIAVYSDADREALHVREADQFVSLGGSTPAESYLAQDKIICAALESGADAIHPGYGFLSENSVFAEKVERANLTWIGPPPAAIRAMGSKTEARALMLNAGVPVVPGTRGAVSDAGEAIQFARSVGYPLLLKAAAGGGGKGMRVVREDHELEGALAAAQREAQAAFGDAAVYIEKYLEAPKHIEVQIFADSFGNVVYLGERECSMQRRHQKIIEEAPSPAVSPELRARIGETAVLAAKACGYINAGTCEFLLDKGGDFYFLEMNTRLQVEHPVTEAVTGLDLVRLQIEIARGKKIPFTQNEIQARGHAIEVRVYAEEVLEGFLPSTGTLSLWRPPVGPGLREDTCMYEGAEISRFYDPMISKLIAYGENREAAIERMSRALSDYRIAGVMTNIGFCRFVLNRDEFRSGNFDTGTVERVLLPAYRDYISQEEAVPTWLPGVIAAANREFKMELNFSEARSQTVPSKWKTIGRGMAMNGRKS, from the coding sequence ATGAAGTCAGTCTTGATCGCTAACAGAGGCGAAATCGCGGTACGTATCGCGCGCACTTGCCGTGAAATGGGACTCAACACAATTGCTGTGTACTCGGATGCAGACCGTGAAGCTTTGCATGTACGAGAAGCAGATCAATTTGTCTCACTCGGTGGATCAACTCCCGCGGAGAGCTACCTCGCGCAGGATAAGATCATTTGCGCGGCACTTGAGTCGGGGGCCGATGCAATTCACCCGGGCTATGGATTCCTTTCAGAGAACTCCGTATTTGCAGAGAAAGTCGAGAGAGCGAATCTTACATGGATTGGACCTCCACCTGCTGCGATACGCGCAATGGGATCAAAGACAGAGGCTCGTGCATTGATGCTGAACGCAGGCGTTCCCGTCGTTCCGGGCACGAGGGGAGCGGTTTCGGATGCCGGCGAAGCGATCCAGTTCGCTCGTTCAGTTGGCTATCCGTTACTGCTAAAGGCTGCCGCTGGAGGCGGGGGCAAGGGAATGCGTGTGGTTCGCGAGGATCATGAATTGGAAGGTGCTCTTGCTGCTGCACAAAGGGAAGCGCAAGCTGCATTCGGAGACGCAGCAGTATACATAGAAAAGTATCTTGAAGCGCCAAAGCATATAGAGGTTCAGATTTTTGCTGACAGTTTTGGGAATGTTGTGTATCTTGGCGAGCGCGAGTGTTCGATGCAGAGACGTCATCAAAAGATAATTGAAGAGGCTCCTTCTCCTGCTGTATCGCCGGAATTAAGAGCAAGAATTGGGGAAACCGCAGTACTTGCCGCTAAGGCTTGTGGCTACATAAACGCAGGTACCTGCGAGTTTCTTCTTGACAAGGGTGGAGACTTCTATTTCTTGGAAATGAACACACGACTTCAGGTAGAGCACCCTGTTACTGAAGCTGTAACTGGCCTTGATCTCGTTCGATTGCAGATCGAGATTGCGCGAGGCAAGAAGATTCCTTTCACCCAGAATGAGATTCAGGCTCGTGGGCACGCTATAGAAGTCCGAGTGTATGCCGAGGAGGTTCTTGAGGGCTTCTTGCCCTCAACAGGCACGCTGTCCCTGTGGCGTCCACCTGTGGGCCCGGGTCTTCGTGAGGATACATGCATGTACGAGGGAGCAGAGATCAGCAGATTCTATGACCCGATGATCTCGAAGTTGATAGCATATGGTGAGAACCGAGAGGCGGCAATCGAACGGATGTCACGTGCGCTCTCGGACTATCGCATTGCAGGAGTAATGACCAATATCGGTTTCTGCAGGTTTGTACTCAACCGTGACGAGTTTCGATCCGGAAACTTTGACACAGGAACTGTCGAGCGTGTATTGCTGCCAGCATATCGAGACTACATTTCGCAGGAGGAAGCTGTGCCAACGTGGCTGCCCGGGGTCATTGCAGCTGCGAACAGGGAGTTTAAGATGGAGTTGAACTTCAGCGAAGCCAGAAGTCAGACAGTTCCAAGCAAGTGGAAGACCATAGGGCGTGGCATGGCGATGAATGGACGGAAGAGTTAA
- a CDS encoding acetyl-CoA carboxylase carboxyltransferase subunit alpha — translation MPNGTSGAAKSFASTFVLEFEKPIVELEHKIEEMRALAASSGMSNFAVEIERMQKKATRMREEVFSKLTRWQKVQLARHPRRPYTLDYIERICSSFLELHGDRCFADDHAIVSGIAEMEGFQLVIMGHQKGRGTKENIYRNFGMANPEGYRKAIRLLSLAQKFRLPVVTFIDTPGAYPGLGAEERGQAEAIARSLYEMARLEVPIMTFVIGEGGSGGALAISVADRIFMLEYSIYSVISPEGCASILYRDAGQAAQAAEALKLTADDLLELGIIDGIIPEPAGGAHENYDEIAKRIKDRILSTLPELIGESRQKLLEARHRKYERIGYFLES, via the coding sequence ATGCCGAACGGCACATCAGGGGCGGCGAAGTCCTTTGCCAGTACTTTCGTACTTGAGTTTGAGAAGCCGATTGTCGAGCTGGAGCATAAGATCGAAGAAATGCGTGCTCTTGCTGCTAGCTCTGGCATGTCAAATTTCGCAGTTGAAATTGAGCGCATGCAGAAGAAGGCTACTCGCATGCGCGAAGAGGTCTTTTCAAAGCTCACGCGCTGGCAGAAGGTCCAGCTTGCCCGCCACCCTCGGAGACCATATACTTTGGACTACATCGAACGCATTTGTTCAAGTTTTCTCGAACTTCACGGCGATCGATGTTTTGCTGACGATCATGCGATTGTATCCGGAATTGCCGAAATGGAAGGCTTTCAACTCGTCATTATGGGTCATCAAAAGGGACGAGGCACTAAAGAGAACATTTATCGAAATTTTGGTATGGCGAATCCGGAAGGCTACCGCAAGGCAATTCGCCTTCTATCGCTGGCTCAAAAGTTTCGCCTCCCAGTCGTGACGTTCATAGATACTCCTGGTGCGTATCCCGGATTAGGTGCTGAGGAGCGTGGCCAGGCAGAAGCCATTGCCCGTAGTCTATATGAGATGGCACGTCTTGAAGTTCCGATTATGACTTTTGTAATTGGTGAAGGGGGATCAGGGGGTGCACTCGCAATTTCTGTTGCCGACCGCATTTTCATGCTGGAGTACTCTATTTACTCGGTCATCTCCCCAGAGGGTTGCGCGTCTATCCTCTATCGTGATGCAGGTCAGGCTGCACAGGCGGCAGAAGCGCTTAAGCTTACTGCAGACGATTTGCTTGAGCTTGGCATCATTGATGGCATTATACCTGAACCTGCCGGCGGTGCACACGAAAACTATGATGAGATCGCGAAGAGGATCAAGGATAGAATATTGAGCACGTTGCCAGAACTGATTGGCGAATCCCGGCAAAAACTGCTTGAAGCCCGACACCGAAAGTATGAGCGAATCGGATACTTCCTCGAGTCATAA
- a CDS encoding methylmalonyl-CoA mutase: protein MHDDSLSNRESWLKALQELTSKSPERRKRFVTESGLEVDTLYELNPKFDASKELGYPGQYPFTRGVQPNMYRGRLWTMRQYAGFGTAEESNVRYRYLLGQGTTGISVAFDLPTQIGYDSDSPHAVGEVGRVGVAVCSLEDMHILFEGIPLDEISTSMTINSTAAVLMALYIAEARSRGIPESNLSGTVQNDILKEFIARGTYIFPPEQSLRLVTDVIEYCRSHLPKWNTISISGYHIREAGSTAIQELAFTFANAIAYVDSALARGLAVDDFGKRLAFFWGCHNNFFEEVAKFRAARKIWARIMRERFGATEVDSWKLRFHTQTAGCTLTAQQPDNNSVRVTIQALAAVLGGTQSLHTNALDEALGLPTERTAQLALRTQQIIAYESGVTDTVDPLGGSYFVESLTNEIERSVWKEIDHIDRMGGAVKAIEAQYFQDAIAREAYKYQKEVEQGERTIVGVNKFVAEADSEMTTVHIDPVLEEKQRQRVANLRSSRDNTRVGSVLESVRMCARSEKNLMPVLIDAVEQRATLGEITDCLRETWGVYRES, encoded by the coding sequence GTGCATGACGATTCCTTATCAAATCGAGAATCGTGGCTGAAAGCCCTGCAAGAGTTGACAAGTAAGAGTCCGGAGCGACGTAAGAGATTTGTCACTGAAAGTGGACTTGAAGTCGACACCCTGTATGAGCTGAATCCGAAGTTCGACGCATCTAAGGAACTCGGTTATCCTGGTCAATATCCCTTTACGCGTGGCGTCCAGCCCAACATGTATCGAGGACGACTATGGACTATGCGACAATACGCAGGTTTTGGAACAGCGGAAGAGTCCAATGTTCGTTATCGGTATTTGCTTGGACAAGGTACAACTGGCATTTCAGTTGCCTTTGACCTTCCAACGCAAATCGGGTACGACAGCGATTCGCCGCATGCAGTAGGTGAGGTCGGGCGGGTCGGCGTAGCAGTATGTAGCCTTGAAGACATGCACATCTTGTTCGAGGGTATTCCACTCGATGAGATCAGCACGTCCATGACGATCAACTCTACGGCTGCAGTATTGATGGCATTATATATCGCAGAGGCACGCTCGCGCGGTATCCCCGAGTCAAATCTTTCGGGCACTGTGCAGAATGACATCCTAAAGGAGTTCATCGCACGTGGAACATACATATTCCCACCTGAACAATCCTTGAGACTAGTGACAGATGTCATTGAGTATTGCCGGAGCCATTTGCCGAAATGGAACACGATTTCGATTTCTGGCTATCATATTCGGGAGGCAGGATCAACTGCAATTCAAGAGCTTGCCTTCACGTTTGCCAATGCAATAGCGTACGTGGATTCCGCGCTTGCAAGGGGTTTGGCAGTAGACGACTTTGGAAAGCGACTGGCATTCTTCTGGGGATGTCACAACAATTTCTTTGAGGAAGTCGCGAAGTTTCGTGCCGCGCGCAAGATCTGGGCACGTATCATGCGCGAAAGATTCGGCGCGACAGAGGTTGACTCATGGAAACTTCGATTCCATACGCAGACAGCAGGCTGTACGCTTACCGCGCAGCAGCCAGACAACAACTCGGTGCGTGTGACTATTCAGGCACTCGCGGCAGTGCTGGGAGGCACCCAAAGCCTGCACACAAATGCTCTTGACGAAGCCTTAGGGCTGCCCACAGAGCGAACGGCGCAGCTTGCACTGAGGACACAGCAGATCATTGCATACGAGTCAGGTGTTACAGATACGGTGGACCCGCTGGGTGGAAGCTACTTTGTCGAATCGCTAACAAACGAGATCGAGAGGTCTGTTTGGAAGGAAATTGATCATATTGATCGGATGGGTGGAGCAGTTAAAGCTATCGAGGCGCAGTACTTCCAGGACGCCATCGCGAGGGAGGCGTATAAGTATCAGAAGGAAGTGGAGCAGGGCGAGAGGACCATTGTTGGCGTGAACAAGTTCGTAGCGGAGGCTGACTCGGAAATGACTACCGTTCATATTGACCCAGTATTGGAGGAGAAGCAGCGGCAAAGGGTGGCGAATCTGCGTTCGTCAAGAGACAATACCAGAGTAGGAAGCGTATTAGAATCAGTTAGGATGTGCGCACGCTCAGAGAAGAATTTGATGCCAGTCTTGATTGATGCCGTGGAGCAGCGAGCTACGCTCGGAGAAATCACAGACTGTCTTCGAGAAACGTGGGGAGTGTACCGAGAGTCATAA
- a CDS encoding acetyl-CoA carboxylase biotin carboxyl carrier protein subunit has protein sequence MFIIPEFTLIDRLVRVRINDRYEEFVVNRNGDELWLHYRGRTFPLEIETERERLLKVASSHTDVGHSGALVKAQMPGLVARVSVSVGDKVKRSDPVVVLEAMKMENEIRVPVDGVVKEIRVKERDSVEKGAVLLVLE, from the coding sequence ATGTTTATAATACCAGAATTCACGCTCATTGACCGCCTTGTACGCGTGAGAATTAACGATCGCTACGAGGAGTTTGTTGTCAACCGAAATGGTGATGAACTGTGGCTCCATTATCGCGGACGCACTTTCCCTTTAGAAATCGAGACTGAACGGGAGAGGTTACTAAAAGTGGCTTCCTCGCACACTGATGTCGGGCATAGCGGCGCGTTAGTCAAGGCGCAAATGCCGGGCTTGGTTGCACGTGTTTCGGTATCGGTTGGGGATAAGGTCAAGCGTAGCGATCCAGTGGTAGTCCTGGAAGCGATGAAAATGGAGAATGAGATTCGTGTACCTGTTGATGGAGTTGTCAAAGAGATACGCGTAAAAGAGCGCGACTCTGTGGAAAAGGGAGCCGTATTGCTTGTTCTGGAGTAA